The genomic segment GTTATGGTTTGGCAGGTAACAACCGAGTAGCAAGCTATACATCGCTTGATTTACTAACGTCCACCCGCTACCCCATCGGTGAAGCGCTCTCACCGGGATATGCCACATCCGGGATTCCGAGTGCCGATCTTAAATGGGAATCAAACAAGACATTGAATGTCGGCATAGATATGGGATTTCTGGAACAACGGATCATTGTTTCTCCGGAATTCTACCTCAACAAAAGTTCCAACCTGTTGCTGAATTCACGCGTGCCGACATCTTCCGGACACAAAACCATGATGCGGAACATCGGAAAAACCAGCAACATCGGTTTCGACCTCAGCATTACTTCCGTCAACATACAGAAGAAAAATTTTACGTGGACCACAAATTTCAATGTCTCGCACAACCGTAACAAGATTGAGGCTCTATCAGGAGAACAGTATTTCCTTGAAGAAGCCCGCTTCGGCTACGACCAGAAAACACACAAAATCGAAGTTGGCAAACCGATAGGACAATTCTATGGGTATAAGACATTAGGATTATATCAGGTAGAGGACTTTGACTACAATGCCAAAGACCAGACCTACACCCTGAAAGAAGGAATCCCTTATATGAGCGGCACATTCAACCGTAGCGACATACGTCCCGGTATGTGGAAATTCGATGATCGGAACGGAGACAAAGTCATTGATGACTCGGACATGAGTGTCATCGGCAATGCCAATCCCGACTTCTACGGCGGTCTGAACAACCAGTTCAAATACAAAGGGTGGGATTTCAACTTCTTTTTCACCTTCAGCTATGGCGGTGAAGTGCTGAATGCAACCAAGCTGACCAACACCAAAACAGCTACCACCAATTACAGTGTGCTGAACATTGCCAACAGCAGCAACCGATGGATGACCGTCAACAGTGAGGGACAACTTATAACCGATCCGGAAGAAATGGCGGCCATCAATGCCGGAAGAACCGTTGCATGCATATATGATATGGAAGCAGGCGACAAATACATCCATTCATGGGCAGTGGAGGATGCCTCGTACCTGCGTCTGAGCAACGTGAACCTGGGATACACTTTTGACCGCAAAAAATTACGCAATTTCAACATCCAGAGCCTGCGCCTCTATTTCACAGGCAGCAATCTCTTCGTATGGACACCTTATAGCGGCTTCGATCCGGAAGTATCCACTAAAGGGAATAACCTAACACCGGGTGTGGATTACGGCGCCTACCCCCGCAACCGTTCTTATGTATTCGGACTTAACATCACTTTCTAAACAAGATACAACCATGAAAAGAAATAATCCCCTATATACTATCTGTTTCTTATTGGCAGGAATGTGTATCAATACCTCCTGTGAAGACATTTTAAGCGAGTCTCCCAACTCTTCATATGAACGGAAAGACTTCTTCCTTACCGACAAACAGGCCGATATGGCCGTATTGGGAGTATACAGTATATTGCCCGGCATTTACGGAGACAAAGACGGCATGGCTTTTCCCTGCTCCGATGACACCTACTATGCCAGCGGGACCAACAGCGACAATACCCGTCGTGATATCTGCCATTACACCATCCGCCCTGCTAACACATGGGTAGACGCAGTGTGGGTAGGGAAATACCAGCAAATCAATCGCGCTAACTATGCCATTACGGGAATTGAAAATATGGACGGATACAGCGACAGCAAAGTTCTGCAGGCTTTCGCAGCCGAAGCGAAATTTTTACGTGCACAAGCAGCTTTCGACTTAGTACGCTATTGGGGAGATGTTCCTTTCAGCATAGATTACACGACCGACTATGAAACTTCTTACAAACCACGTACAGAACGTGAAGAGATATACGAACAAATCATTAAAGACCTGGATTTTGCCAAAGAACATTTGGCATGGGCCAATGATAATTCTTCGCCCGAACGTGCCACTCAAGGAAGCGCACGTGCATTGCTGATGCGTGTACTGCTGACACGAGCAGGATACAGTCTGCAATTGGACGGAAAGACAACCCGCCCGAATGAAGCATTACGTACCCGATATTTTAATGCGGTTATCAAAGAGTGGGAAGCTTTCCAATCAGAAGAAGGACAGTATCATGGTTTTTACGAAGGAGGTTACGAGGAGTTGTTCAAAGGCTTCTCGGCCGGAGTCCTGAACAACCGGGAGAGCTTGTTTGAAGTTTCTTTCTATTACCCCGGCACTAAAGGATATTGGGGAACATATATCGGCATAATTGTAGATGCACCGGCCAATTCGGCAGACGCCAACAAAGTTATGGGTCGTGCAGCAGTCTCCTATCGTGCCGTACCCGAATGGTATGATCTCTATGAAGCACAGGATGTGCGCCGCGATGTGGCTATCGGAAGGCACAGCTGGACATGGAATAAGACAACCGGTGTGCACGAAAAGACAGACTTGTCAAAGAAAAAAGGCAACTGGACCCCTGCCAAGTGGAGACGCGAATGGATGCCGGCCGGCTATAAGGAGCCTAACTATACAGATGTCAACTACTGTATGTTGCGCTACGCGGATGTTGTGCTGATGGCCGCCGAAGCCTACAACGAAACCGGCAATACGCCCAAAGCCTGGGAACTTCTGAATAGTGTGCGCAAGCGTTCCGGAGCCACAGAAATTACAACCCGTAACTATAAAAGTCTGCTCAAGACCAATGAGCTTATGAAAAAACTCGATTTCATCGATGATAGCGACGATACCGGCAAATTCCGTACTGCCCTCTATTGGGAACGCGGCTTCGAACTGGCTTTCGAAGGACAGCGTAAATTCGACCTTATACGTTGGGGCATACTGAAAGAAGCATTAACTCTGTTTGGAGAAAATACGGCAGTCAACACTTCCACCAATATCGCCTACCCTGCCTATCGGAATTTCAAAAAAGGCAAGCACGAACTTTTCCCGATTCCCGAAGATGAATTGCAAATAAACAGCAAACTGGAAGGAGTGAATAACCCCGGATATTAATGGGACATAGACCTTTACAAAAGTTATTAAACAAATTTGCAAGAAACTCAAACGAAATTGAAAGGAAAATCACCAATATCGAATAATGGAAAAACAGACAGAAAATTCCCGTCATCATAAAAACTATAATTTTGCAAAGAGAGAAAAACAATAAAACAACATATCATGAGAAAGACCTTACTAATAGCACTATCACTCACCTTAACCATAGCAATGGTAAAGGCACAAGCACCGGCCACTATCAGGCTGACCGACGTCACTCTGATGCATGAGATGAGGGAAACGGGCATACCGGAAGACAAAGCTATCATCAGCGACCGGAATGTATCGTTCCAATGGCCGCTCCTTGCCGACCTCAAAACGCAAGACAGCGAGCTAAAGGCACTTGCCGCCCAGGCCGCCTTGAAAAAAGCAGATAAAACTAAACTTCGCTATAAAGTACGCTGGTCACAAGATGCAACCTTCAAAAAAGGAACCATGCAAGCCGAAACCCGCTGGCCTTTTTTCAATCCGGAACAAGCTCTGGCACCGGGCACATGGCATTGGCAATTCGGCTACGTGCTAAATGGCGCAACCAAATGGGCGCCTGTCCAACAATTTACCGTAAATAAAAACCCGGCAATGTTCTGTCCGCCGGCATTGAAAACGGTACTGACCAAACTACCGAAAGTTCATCCGCGCGTCTATATGGATAAAAGCGACTGGGATAATCTCATCAAACGCAGCCAAGGAAGTGCCGACCGCAAGACCTATATCACTCGCGCAGACAAAGCACTTGCCACACCTATGAAATCTGTCAATGACATCAATACCAAATTGGCGGAAAAGCTGACTAATGCAGCCCAGCGAGAAGCAATGATGACCCGCGAAAGCCGTCGTGTTATTGATGCGGAAGAAGGTAATATCGATGTACTGGCACGTGCCTACCTATTGACTAAAGACCGTCGCTACGCCGACGAAGCCTTGAAGCGTGTCAAAGAAATCATCACATGGGGAGGAAACAAAAACATAGTCGGCAATTTCAACGAGGCCACAATGCTGTCCCTCTGCTCCACCATTTACGACACACTGTATGATTTACTGGATGACGCCACTCGCCAACTGTTTCTGGAGCATATAAAAAAATACGGAAACAACCTGTTTAAGATGTATAACAACCGTTTGGAGAACTTCATTGCCGACAACCATGTATGGCAAATGAACTTCCGTATCTTCACAATGGCTGCCTTTACCGTTTACGGTGAATTGCCCGAAGCCGACACTTGGGTGGATTATTGCTACAATCTCTGGCTGGCACGCTTCCCCGGTCTGAACAAAGACGGCGGATGGCACAACGGTGACTC from the Bacteroides eggerthii genome contains:
- a CDS encoding RagB/SusD family nutrient uptake outer membrane protein; the encoded protein is MKRNNPLYTICFLLAGMCINTSCEDILSESPNSSYERKDFFLTDKQADMAVLGVYSILPGIYGDKDGMAFPCSDDTYYASGTNSDNTRRDICHYTIRPANTWVDAVWVGKYQQINRANYAITGIENMDGYSDSKVLQAFAAEAKFLRAQAAFDLVRYWGDVPFSIDYTTDYETSYKPRTEREEIYEQIIKDLDFAKEHLAWANDNSSPERATQGSARALLMRVLLTRAGYSLQLDGKTTRPNEALRTRYFNAVIKEWEAFQSEEGQYHGFYEGGYEELFKGFSAGVLNNRESLFEVSFYYPGTKGYWGTYIGIIVDAPANSADANKVMGRAAVSYRAVPEWYDLYEAQDVRRDVAIGRHSWTWNKTTGVHEKTDLSKKKGNWTPAKWRREWMPAGYKEPNYTDVNYCMLRYADVVLMAAEAYNETGNTPKAWELLNSVRKRSGATEITTRNYKSLLKTNELMKKLDFIDDSDDTGKFRTALYWERGFELAFEGQRKFDLIRWGILKEALTLFGENTAVNTSTNIAYPAYRNFKKGKHELFPIPEDELQINSKLEGVNNPGY